A stretch of DNA from Curtobacterium sp. MCBD17_035:
CTCGCACTTCCTGCACGGCCCGGGCGAGGACGACCCGGACCACAACGTGCAGGCCGGCGGGATCCTCATGCACACCCGGGCGATGAGCAAGGGGTTCCACACGTACTCGGTCACCCGGTCGCCGGGGCACGTCGTCATCAGCGTGGACGGTGTCGTCGGCACGGACATCACCGAGGCGACCGCGCCCAGCGCCCTGAAGTGGGTGTTCGACGGACAGTTCGACCTCATCCTCAGCCTCGCGATCGGCGGGTCGGTGCCGCACCCGACACCGAGCACGCCGCGGACGGCCCAGATGGTCGTCGACTGGGTCCGGTACGCGCCGGCACGGTGAGACCGAGCCGGCGGACGAGCCGCGGCGCGGGTCAGCCCGACAGCGCGATGCGGAACACCTGTACGCCCACGGCGCCGAGCGCCGACAGTCCGAGCCGGAGGCGGAACGACCGCCCCGACCGCGGCGCCGCGGGCGACACGGCGGCACGCACCTGGTAGAGGATCTCGGCCGACAGCTGCCGCTGCAGCCGCGCGGGCGCCGAACGCGCGGCGCTGCTCGTCGACACCGCGACGACGACGGCGTCGGGCGTCAGGTGCGCCTCGACCGCGCGGAGGACGTCGATGGCGCGGCGGAGCGACGAACGCCGCCCGCTGTTCCGCACGGCGAGGACGGCAACCGGGCAGCGCACGTCGTCGGGCAGCTCGTCGCGGCGGTCCGGGCGGATGATCGGCAGCTCGATCCGGTGTGCGAACGCCTCGAGCGCTGCGACGACCTCTCCCGCGTCCCCGTCGAGCAGCACCGGCGAGAGGTCGTCGCGCGCGGCGGCCAACTCGGCTCGCGGTCCGCGGCGTCGGGGCATCGGCTCCTCCTCGGTCGGACGTCCAGGTGCCTCCATCCCACACCTCGGACGCCCTTGGCGGAACCTGAGAGACCGTTCGTCGACCAATCCGTACGATGCGCTGGGTACCGGGCGGGAGTGCACCGACCGGCGGACGAGGAGCGATCATGAGCACCACCACACGGACCCCCGAGCAGCGCCGGAAGGGATTCCTCGCGCGCATGACGTTCGCCTGCGCCTGGGGGGAGGGCCTGGACGGTTTCGACCTCGGCCTCATCAGCGTCGTCCTGCCGCTCATCTCGACGGCCCTCCACGTGAACGCCCTGGAGGCGGGCCTCATCGGTGCGTCGTCCCTCATCGGCATCTTCATCGGGGCGCCACTGACGGGCCTCCTGACCGACCGGTTCGGACGGAAGACCGTGTTCACGGTCGACATCATCGCGTTCGTCGTCCTCGGCCTGCTGCAGGCCTTCGTGACCGACGCCTGGCAGCTCCTCGCCGTCCGCATCGCGCTCGGGATCGCGATCGGCGCCGAGTACTCGATCGGCGCAGCGATGCTGGCCGAGTTCGCCCCCGCGAAGAGCCGGGGACGGCGCCTGTCCGGGCTGCTCGTGTGTTGGTACGCCGGGTACCTCGCCGCGGTCGTGGTCGGGTACGCGCTCGTCGACCTCGGGCACCTCAGCTGGCGGTGGGTGCTCGCGACGAGCATCCTCCCGGCGATCGTCACCGTCATCGTCCGCATCGGTTTCCCGGAGTCCCCGCGCTGGCTGCTGCACCGTGGCCGCGAGAAGGAGGCGCGCGCGGTGATCGACCAGCGCCTCGGCGGCGGCGCGTACTACGAGCAAGAGGACTACGGCTCCGAGGAGCAGAAGGCCGGCGGCTACCGCGCCCTGTTCGCGCCGGGGAACCGGAAGCGCGTGACCTTCATCGCCGTGTTCTGGGCCTGCAACGTCGCCCCCTACTTCGCGATCTTCACGTTCGCACCGACCGTGCTCAAGTCGCTCGCGCTGCACAACGAGACGGCCGGCACCATCACCGTCAACGGCATGGCCGCCGTCGGGGCGCTCGTCGGGATGCTCACCATCGAGCGGATCGGCCGTCGCCCGCAGCTCATCCCGCCGTTCTGGATCATGGCGGTCGCCCTGGCCGTGGTCGGCTTCTGGGGCAGCGCGCCGGGTGCGGTCGTCGTCGTGTGCTTCGCCGTGTTCTCGTTCATGAACGCGCTGCAGGGCAACCTCACCGCCGTCTACCCCATCGAGGTGTTCCCGACCGAGGTCCGCTCCACCGGTGTGGGCTTCACCGCCGCGTGCAGCCGCGTCGGCGCCGCCGCGGGGACCTTCCTGCTCCCGGTGGGCATCACGACGCTCGGCATCGGACCGTGCATGCTCATCGCCGCGGCGATCTGCGTGGTCGGCGCGATCGTCTCGCAGGTCATGGCACCGGAGACGACGGGGCGTGGCCTGCACGACACGAGCACGGGCGAGTTCAACGCCCGCGCGCTGCAGGGGCGGCTCCCGGAGCGCGTGGGCTGACGGCCTGGAGGGACGGGGCGGCCGCGCCGCCGCTCCTCCCCGACGGCGGCGCGCGCCCGACAGGACGATCGTGTCCGGTTCAGTCGAGCGGCAGCGCGGGGACGCCCGGCGTCGCGAACCCCAGGATCTGCCCGTAGAACGCGAGCTCCTTCTCCGTCGCGTCGATGATGGTCGCGGCCTTCCGGAACCCGTGCCCCTCGCCCGCGTAGGTGACGTAGGCGTGCGGGATGCCCCGCTCCCGCATGGCGTCGCGGAACAGCTCGGCCTGCGACGGCGGCACGACCCGGTCGTCGAGGCCCTGGAGCAGGAGCACGGGCGTGCGGAGCTGGTCGACGGCGTGCAGGGGGGCGCGTTCGCGGTACAGCGCCGCGGCCTCCGGTAGGGGCCCGATGAGCCCGTCGAGGTAGCGCGACTCGAAGTCGTGGGTGTCCTGCGCGAACCGCTCGAGTTCCGCGACCCCGAAGTACGA
This window harbors:
- a CDS encoding MFS transporter, which codes for MSTTTRTPEQRRKGFLARMTFACAWGEGLDGFDLGLISVVLPLISTALHVNALEAGLIGASSLIGIFIGAPLTGLLTDRFGRKTVFTVDIIAFVVLGLLQAFVTDAWQLLAVRIALGIAIGAEYSIGAAMLAEFAPAKSRGRRLSGLLVCWYAGYLAAVVVGYALVDLGHLSWRWVLATSILPAIVTVIVRIGFPESPRWLLHRGREKEARAVIDQRLGGGAYYEQEDYGSEEQKAGGYRALFAPGNRKRVTFIAVFWACNVAPYFAIFTFAPTVLKSLALHNETAGTITVNGMAAVGALVGMLTIERIGRRPQLIPPFWIMAVALAVVGFWGSAPGAVVVVCFAVFSFMNALQGNLTAVYPIEVFPTEVRSTGVGFTAACSRVGAAAGTFLLPVGITTLGIGPCMLIAAAICVVGAIVSQVMAPETTGRGLHDTSTGEFNARALQGRLPERVG